The nucleotide window TGCATCGAATCCAACTGCATTAATTCCTAATATTAGGGCACCAAAAACTCCGATAAACACTAAAATGAGCTGTATAAAGTCAGTTAGAGACACTGACCAAAGACCTCCAAGAATAGTATAAACTGTTACAATTAGCCCTGAAATTATAACTGCTGTTTTATAGTCCCATCCCCAAACCACCTGGATTAGTCTTCCTCCTGCAACTATCTGGGCTGTAATGGCAAAGATGTAGGCCAATGCTAAAATGAAACTAACAGTTCCGCTAAGTCCTTTTCTCCCATTAAATTTTTCAGAAAAGAAGTCTGCAAGTGTTAACAGCTTCAGTCTTCTGAGAGGTTTGGCATAAAATAGACCCACAAGGATTAAAGTACTCCCTAGTCCAAGCGTAGTCGCCCAGAGTGATATCCCTTTGCCTGCATATGCTTTAGCAGCAACTCCTATGGTTATCCCTCCTCCAATCCAAGTAGCAGCAATAGTTGCAGTTGCAAGCCAAGCCTTTAACCTCCTACCTGCAACAAAGAAGTCTTCCATTGTCTTAGCTTTGTTATATGTCCAAACTCCTATTGCCAGCAACCCTATCAAATACGCCCCAAATATTACTTCATCTATCACGACTTTCACCTCCGAAATAGGGTGGGATTAGGGGGGGTTCTAAAAATTCTCGTTATTTGGATCCCAAAAACTCTTTTAGTCTCCTTACACCCTCTTTTATGTTTTCTTCAGAGTTTGCAAAGGATACTCTTATGTATCCCTCTCCCAACGATCCAAATGTGGCTCCAGGAGCTACAGCCACTCTTTTTTTCATAAGTAGCTCTTCTGCAAAATTGTAAGAGTCTTGAGAATACCCTGAGATATTTAAGAATAAATAAAATGCACCCTGAGGTTTTGTAAAAGATATATTGGGTATATCTTCCAACAGAGAGGACAATAAATCCCTGCGTCTCTCATATTGATCAACCATCTTTTGAGCTTCTCTCTGTGAAGTAGTTAATGCGACAAATGCGGCCTTCTGGGCCATTGCTGGTGCACATATAGCTACATGCTCCTGTAACTCCATCATACTCTCAATGACTTCGGTGTTCTTACTTATTGCAAACCCTACCCTCCAGCCAGTCATAGCATAGGTTTTTGAAAAACTTCCTATTACTATTACCCTATCACTTGCGTCTTTGGATTGTAGCATACTTTGATGGCGAAGGCCATCAAAAATTATCCCTCCATAGACTTCATCAGATATTACCACAAGGTCATAGTCCCTAGCTAACTTTGCAATCTGATTGAGAACTTTTAAAGGATAAACAGCCCCTGTTGGGTTGTTAGGTGTATTGATAATAATTGCTTTTGTTTTTTCCGATATAAGGGCCCCAATTTCTTCGATGTTTGGGATGAATGAGTTTTCTTCTCTTAATGGATAGTACTTGGGAACCGCTCCTATCATCTTAACCATGGAAGTATAGGGGGGATATCCGGGATTTGGAATTAGTACTTCGTCACCTATGTCTACCACAGCTAATAACGAAAGTAACAAAGCTCCAGTGCCACCGACACTTACAAGAACATTTTCCCAAGAAAGATCATTAATATTTTGAGTCGAACGATAGTAGTTAGCTATGGCTTCTCTTAAATCCGGATTTCCTGCATTGTGGGTGTAATGGGTGTATCCGTTTATGATTGCTTTACAGCCAGCCTCTTTTATATGTTGAGGAGTATCAAAGTCGGGTTCACCGATCTCTAAATGAATGACATCTTTAAGGAACATTGCTTTATTGAATATTCTTCTGATTCCAGAAGCAGGGGTTTCTTTACTTCGGATAGACAATATATGACTAATAGCCATAGAGCATCCCAGTAAATATGTATTTCTGAGAATATAAATCTTACTACGGTTTATTGGGGTTTATTTTATAAGTTTTTTAAGAAAATAGGGATGTATTTGTATGTTTGTAAAAAAAGACGCCTTAAT belongs to Thermococcus bergensis and includes:
- a CDS encoding pyridoxal phosphate-dependent aminotransferase, which codes for MAISHILSIRSKETPASGIRRIFNKAMFLKDVIHLEIGEPDFDTPQHIKEAGCKAIINGYTHYTHNAGNPDLREAIANYYRSTQNINDLSWENVLVSVGGTGALLLSLLAVVDIGDEVLIPNPGYPPYTSMVKMIGAVPKYYPLREENSFIPNIEEIGALISEKTKAIIINTPNNPTGAVYPLKVLNQIAKLARDYDLVVISDEVYGGIIFDGLRHQSMLQSKDASDRVIVIGSFSKTYAMTGWRVGFAISKNTEVIESMMELQEHVAICAPAMAQKAAFVALTTSQREAQKMVDQYERRRDLLSSLLEDIPNISFTKPQGAFYLFLNISGYSQDSYNFAEELLMKKRVAVAPGATFGSLGEGYIRVSFANSEENIKEGVRRLKEFLGSK